Proteins encoded by one window of Cervus canadensis isolate Bull #8, Minnesota chromosome 18, ASM1932006v1, whole genome shotgun sequence:
- the LOC122421477 gene encoding hepcidin: MALNTQIRATCLLLLVLLSLTSGSVLPPQTRQLTDLQTQDTARVAAGLTPVLQRQRRDTHFPICIFCCGCCRKGTCGMCCKT, translated from the exons ATGGCACTGAACACGCAGATCCGGGCCACCTGCCTTCTGCTCCTTGTCCTGCTCAGCCTGACCAGCGGCTCCGTTCTGCCTCCCCAG ACACGACAGCTCACAGACCTCCAGACCCAGGACACAGCTAGAGTGGCAGCTGGCTTGACG CCCGTGCTCCAGAGGCAGAGACGAGACACCCACTTTCCCATCTGCATCTTCTGCTGCGGCTGCTGTCGTAAAGGCACGTGTGGGATGTGCTGCAAGACGTAG